A region of Kribbella sp. NBC_01245 DNA encodes the following proteins:
- a CDS encoding PIG-L deacetylase family protein → MTPEPLEPLEPLEPLAEDWQRALAIVAHPDDMEFGAAAAVARWTGQGKEIGYCMVTSGEAGIDGLAPEQCRAVREAEQIESARIVGVDSVEFLGLPDGIIEYGVELRLVIAGVVRRYRPEIVITGNFRDTFPGGFLNQADHIATGRAVLDAVRDAGNRWIFPGEGGEPWGGVRQVWAAGSPLARHAADTTDTFQSGVESLKAHKAYIDGLGWEHFDPAEFLEGLSRQTGTRLGTTFAAPFEVYNLGWS, encoded by the coding sequence ATGACACCAGAGCCGCTTGAACCGCTCGAACCGCTGGAACCGCTCGCCGAAGACTGGCAGCGCGCCCTCGCGATCGTCGCGCATCCCGATGACATGGAGTTCGGCGCGGCCGCTGCCGTGGCCCGGTGGACCGGTCAGGGCAAGGAGATCGGCTATTGCATGGTCACCTCGGGCGAGGCCGGGATCGACGGACTCGCGCCCGAGCAGTGCCGCGCGGTGCGTGAGGCCGAGCAGATCGAATCGGCGCGCATCGTCGGCGTTGACTCGGTCGAGTTCCTCGGGTTGCCCGACGGCATCATCGAGTACGGCGTCGAGCTGCGCCTGGTGATCGCCGGGGTGGTCCGGCGGTATCGCCCGGAGATCGTCATCACCGGCAACTTCCGCGACACCTTCCCGGGCGGCTTCCTCAACCAGGCCGACCACATCGCGACCGGCCGCGCCGTACTCGACGCGGTCCGCGATGCAGGCAACCGCTGGATCTTCCCCGGCGAAGGCGGCGAACCGTGGGGCGGCGTACGTCAGGTCTGGGCCGCCGGCTCACCCCTCGCCCGGCACGCGGCCGACACCACCGACACCTTCCAGTCCGGCGTCGAATCCCTCAAGGCGCACAAGGCCTACATCGACGGCCTCGGCTGGGAACACTTCGACCCGGCCGAATTCCTCGAAGGCCTCTCCCGCCAGACCGGCACCCGCCTCGGCACCACCTTCGCCGCCCCCTTCGAGGTCTACAACCTCGGCTGGTCCTAG
- a CDS encoding D-arabinono-1,4-lactone oxidase, translated as MTRWSNWSGTESATPAEVLTPPSVDALASAVGTAAAARKKVKAVGSGHSFTGCAVPAEVMVRLDGLASIERADRSTGEVVVGAGTDLHRLNQGLAAFDLAMANLGDIDKQTLAGAISTGTHGTGARLGGLATQVIGLDLVTADGAVHSCTADRDPELFHAARVSVGALGVLASLTLQCVPAFLLHAQEGPMPVDEVLDSFDVLADGNDHFEFYWFPHTSVALTKRNNRVGPEVGPRPIGRFRGWLDDDLLSNRVFEWTNRLGARRPSVVPRINAFASRALTAREYVDASDRVFCTERNVRFKESEYAVPRSEVAAVVRELRAWIDASGEHIPFPIEVRVAAADDVWLSTAYGRETAYVAIHQYHRLPHERYFAAFEQIAKAAGGRPHWGKLHTLGAEDLRERYPRFDDFLAVRDRVDPDRVFANTYTRQVFGD; from the coding sequence GTGACGCGGTGGAGTAACTGGTCCGGGACCGAGTCCGCCACCCCGGCCGAGGTGCTCACGCCGCCCTCGGTTGATGCGCTCGCCTCGGCCGTCGGCACAGCTGCCGCCGCTCGGAAGAAGGTGAAGGCCGTCGGCTCCGGGCATTCCTTCACCGGGTGCGCCGTACCGGCCGAGGTGATGGTCCGGCTCGACGGTCTCGCGTCGATCGAACGCGCTGATCGCTCGACCGGCGAGGTCGTCGTCGGAGCGGGGACGGACCTGCATCGCCTCAACCAGGGGTTGGCCGCGTTCGATCTCGCGATGGCCAACCTTGGCGACATCGACAAGCAGACGCTCGCGGGTGCGATCTCAACCGGTACGCACGGCACGGGCGCTCGCCTCGGTGGTCTCGCGACCCAGGTCATCGGTCTGGACCTGGTCACGGCTGACGGCGCAGTGCATTCTTGTACGGCTGACCGGGATCCGGAGCTCTTCCATGCCGCCCGGGTCTCGGTCGGCGCTCTCGGCGTACTGGCCTCGCTCACGTTGCAGTGCGTGCCGGCCTTCCTGCTGCACGCGCAGGAGGGCCCGATGCCGGTGGACGAGGTGCTGGATTCGTTCGACGTACTTGCCGACGGCAACGATCACTTCGAGTTCTACTGGTTCCCGCATACGTCGGTGGCGTTGACGAAACGGAACAACCGGGTCGGTCCGGAGGTCGGCCCGCGCCCGATCGGCCGGTTCCGCGGTTGGCTCGACGACGACCTCCTGTCGAACCGCGTCTTCGAGTGGACGAACCGCCTCGGCGCACGCCGCCCCAGCGTCGTACCGCGGATCAACGCTTTCGCGTCTCGGGCGCTGACGGCTCGTGAGTACGTCGACGCGTCGGACCGGGTCTTCTGCACCGAACGGAACGTCCGCTTCAAGGAGTCCGAGTACGCCGTACCGCGCTCGGAGGTGGCCGCCGTCGTCCGCGAACTACGGGCCTGGATCGACGCCTCCGGCGAGCACATCCCGTTCCCGATCGAGGTGCGGGTTGCCGCGGCGGATGACGTCTGGCTGTCGACCGCCTACGGCCGTGAGACGGCGTACGTCGCGATCCACCAGTACCACCGGCTGCCGCACGAGCGGTACTTCGCCGCCTTCGAGCAGATCGCCAAGGCCGCCGGCGGACGTCCGCATTGGGGCAAGCTGCACACGCTCGGCGCTGAGGATCTTCGGGAACGCTATCCCCGTTTCGACGACTTCCTGGCCGTGCGCGATCGGGTGGACCCGGATCGGGTGTTCGCAAATACCTACACCCGGCAGGTCTTCGGGGATTAG
- a CDS encoding amino acid deaminase/aldolase, protein MADFSSYSPITSELDPPFAVVDLAAFRRNADDLVRRAGGTPIRVAAKSVRCRSLLTEALARPGFQGVMAYALPEAIWLARNGFDDILMGYPTVHRAALRELAADAEAAARITLMIDDQDQLDLIRSVAPDGARIRVCLDVDASLRLLGQHLGVRRSPLRTPAQVQALARIVADDNRFELVGVMFYEAQIAGMPDSSPAVRWVKRRSAAELADRRGAVVDAVKQVGSVNLVNSGGTGSLEISSADPVVTEVTAGSGLFGPTLFDRYDVFQPEPAVAFALSVVRRPGRGFATLFGGGYIASGGAGKSRLPKPAWPFGLKLIGTEGAGEVQTPVRGDTADGLRIGDRVWMRHAKAGEMCERFNTLYAIDGDQLTPLPTYRGEGKNFG, encoded by the coding sequence ATGGCCGATTTCAGTAGCTACTCGCCAATCACCAGCGAGCTTGATCCGCCCTTCGCCGTGGTCGATCTCGCCGCTTTCCGGCGGAACGCGGATGACCTCGTCCGAAGAGCCGGCGGTACGCCGATCCGGGTGGCGGCCAAGTCCGTGCGCTGCCGGTCGCTGCTGACCGAGGCGCTGGCCCGGCCGGGCTTCCAAGGCGTGATGGCGTATGCGCTGCCGGAGGCGATTTGGCTGGCGCGAAACGGGTTCGACGACATCCTGATGGGCTATCCGACCGTGCACCGGGCGGCGCTGCGCGAACTGGCGGCCGACGCCGAGGCCGCGGCCCGGATCACGCTGATGATCGATGACCAAGACCAGCTCGACCTGATCCGGTCGGTCGCTCCCGACGGCGCGCGGATCCGGGTGTGCCTCGACGTGGACGCCTCGCTGCGATTGCTCGGGCAGCACCTCGGCGTCCGGCGCTCGCCGTTGCGCACGCCCGCGCAGGTGCAGGCCCTCGCCCGGATCGTTGCCGACGACAACCGGTTCGAGCTCGTCGGGGTGATGTTCTACGAGGCCCAGATCGCGGGTATGCCCGACAGCTCGCCGGCCGTTCGCTGGGTGAAGCGCCGTTCCGCGGCAGAGCTTGCCGATCGTCGTGGGGCCGTGGTGGACGCGGTCAAGCAGGTCGGCTCGGTGAACTTGGTCAACAGTGGCGGCACCGGCAGCCTCGAGATCAGTAGCGCGGACCCGGTCGTCACCGAGGTCACCGCCGGTTCCGGCCTGTTCGGTCCGACCCTCTTCGACCGGTACGACGTCTTCCAGCCCGAGCCGGCCGTCGCTTTCGCCCTCAGCGTCGTACGTCGACCCGGGCGCGGGTTCGCGACGTTGTTCGGCGGTGGGTACATCGCCAGCGGTGGCGCCGGCAAGTCCCGGTTGCCCAAGCCGGCTTGGCCGTTCGGCTTGAAGTTGATCGGCACCGAGGGCGCGGGCGAGGTGCAGACTCCGGTCCGGGGCGATACCGCCGACGGCCTGCGCATCGGTGATCGGGTCTGGATGCGGCATGCCAAGGCGGGCGAGATGTGCGAGCGGTTCAACACGTTGTACGCGATCGACGGTGACCAGCTCACCCCGCTGCCGACGTACCGGGGTGAAGGGAAGAACTTCGGGTGA
- a CDS encoding M15 family metallopeptidase, producing the protein MLRTMVSVVSAITVILSGSPSPSVSESPSPTPSVTPSVPVSPTPTATPTPVDPTPADPVEPTPSPVEPTTSALGLTLDQPAPQWEDRPVVLGGRLSTGASGWFISLWQNTSSGWVLRGTTRTTTGGAYRITHTWSAPGHPTLQAVIGGSYSGKLGRSPIRYGTISNRSIVLVKPASAYVALTGVSVSGKVTPAEPGRQVVLDYLSGGTWRGLRTVGIDAQGNFRAAVPDNFPTRWTVRARTVEPAAEYTSAATFTVHAYLNPRVYTVTASDIPSTYRSGCPVGPSKLRRLVLTHWGFDARLHRGELIVRDAAVSKMISVWNAAVIARFPIRRMQRVDVFGGSDIKAMEADNTSAFNCRQVTGNPYALSPHSYGYAIDINTVENPYLAANGVWYPSNGLSYRNRSWARPGMLFKGSTPTKALLAQAYIWGALWRNPDYQHFQPR; encoded by the coding sequence ATGCTCAGAACGATGGTCAGCGTCGTTTCGGCGATCACGGTGATACTTAGCGGCTCACCTTCGCCTTCGGTGTCTGAATCGCCTTCGCCGACTCCGTCTGTGACGCCTTCGGTGCCTGTCTCGCCGACGCCTACAGCTACCCCGACGCCTGTTGATCCCACGCCGGCTGATCCTGTTGAGCCCACTCCGTCGCCGGTCGAGCCGACGACGTCCGCGCTGGGTCTCACGTTGGACCAGCCCGCGCCGCAGTGGGAGGATCGCCCGGTCGTGCTGGGCGGCCGACTCTCGACGGGCGCGTCCGGCTGGTTCATCTCGCTGTGGCAGAACACCAGCTCCGGTTGGGTTCTGCGCGGCACCACCCGGACGACGACCGGCGGCGCGTACCGCATCACCCACACCTGGTCGGCCCCTGGCCATCCGACTCTGCAGGCCGTCATCGGTGGCTCGTATTCCGGCAAGCTCGGCCGCTCGCCCATCCGGTACGGCACGATCAGCAATCGCTCGATCGTCCTGGTCAAACCCGCCTCGGCGTACGTCGCCCTCACCGGTGTCTCGGTCAGCGGCAAGGTCACCCCGGCCGAGCCTGGTCGCCAGGTCGTGCTCGACTATCTCTCCGGCGGGACCTGGCGCGGCCTGCGAACCGTCGGGATAGATGCCCAGGGCAACTTCCGTGCCGCCGTGCCGGACAACTTTCCCACTCGCTGGACCGTTCGCGCCCGGACCGTCGAGCCCGCCGCGGAGTACACGTCCGCCGCCACTTTCACCGTGCACGCCTACCTGAATCCGCGCGTCTACACCGTCACCGCGTCGGACATCCCGTCGACGTACCGCAGCGGCTGTCCGGTCGGACCGTCCAAGTTGCGGCGGCTCGTGCTGACGCATTGGGGTTTCGACGCGCGCCTGCATCGTGGCGAGTTGATCGTGCGCGACGCGGCCGTATCGAAGATGATCAGCGTATGGAACGCAGCCGTGATCGCCCGTTTCCCGATTCGCCGGATGCAGCGGGTCGACGTGTTCGGCGGTAGCGACATCAAGGCGATGGAGGCCGACAACACGTCCGCCTTCAACTGCCGCCAGGTGACTGGCAACCCGTATGCGTTGTCCCCGCACAGCTACGGCTACGCGATCGACATCAACACCGTCGAGAACCCGTACCTCGCGGCCAACGGCGTCTGGTACCCGAGCAACGGCCTGTCGTACCGCAATCGCAGTTGGGCTCGTCCGGGCATGCTTTTCAAGGGCAGTACGCCGACCAAGGCGCTCCTGGCGCAGGCGTACATCTGGGGAGCCCTGTGGCGTAATCCCGACTACCAGCACTTCCAGCCGCGATGA
- the dapC gene encoding succinyldiaminopimelate transaminase, translating to MTEKTSSRLPDFPWDKLVPYKEKAAAHPDGIVDLSIGSPVDPVPQLIRTALAEAADAPAYPTTLGTSAARQAAVDWMDRRLGVAGIDPQRGVLPVIGTKELIMLLPTLLGVGAGDTVLIPDLAYPTYEAGAALARATSLPVVSPIGYDAGPVRIAYLNSPRNPSGEITSADELRQAVEWARANDVLLVSDECYAEFGWDSKPESVLHPDVCGGSHANLLAVHSLSKRSNLAGYRAGFVTGDEEVVAELLAVRKHAGLMVPAPIQAAMAVAFADDEHVEEQRARYVRRRAVLREALTAAGWEISLSEGGLYLWATHPSYDAYGSVAALAELGILVAPGSFYGAAGERHVRVALTGADERVDAAAKRLAG from the coding sequence GTGACGGAAAAGACCTCCAGCCGGCTGCCCGACTTCCCGTGGGACAAACTCGTCCCCTACAAGGAGAAGGCGGCCGCTCATCCCGACGGCATCGTCGACCTCTCGATCGGCAGTCCGGTGGACCCGGTTCCGCAGCTGATCCGGACGGCGCTCGCCGAGGCGGCCGACGCCCCGGCGTACCCGACCACTTTGGGTACGTCGGCGGCCCGGCAGGCGGCGGTCGACTGGATGGACCGGCGCCTCGGCGTGGCCGGGATTGACCCGCAGCGCGGCGTATTGCCGGTCATCGGGACCAAAGAGCTGATCATGCTGCTGCCGACGCTGCTCGGTGTTGGCGCGGGCGATACCGTCCTGATCCCGGATCTGGCCTACCCGACGTACGAGGCCGGCGCCGCGCTCGCCCGGGCGACGAGCTTGCCCGTGGTCTCGCCGATCGGGTACGACGCTGGGCCGGTGCGGATCGCGTACCTCAATTCCCCGCGCAACCCGAGTGGCGAGATCACCTCGGCCGACGAGTTGCGCCAGGCCGTCGAGTGGGCCCGGGCGAACGACGTACTGCTGGTGAGTGACGAGTGCTACGCCGAGTTCGGGTGGGACTCGAAGCCCGAGTCGGTCTTGCACCCGGACGTGTGCGGCGGCAGCCACGCGAACCTGCTGGCGGTGCACTCCCTGTCGAAGCGGTCGAACCTGGCCGGGTATCGCGCGGGCTTCGTGACCGGTGACGAGGAGGTAGTCGCCGAGCTGCTGGCCGTTCGCAAGCATGCGGGGTTGATGGTGCCGGCGCCGATCCAGGCTGCGATGGCGGTTGCTTTTGCCGATGACGAGCATGTCGAGGAGCAGCGCGCGCGGTACGTCCGGCGGCGCGCGGTGTTGCGGGAGGCGCTCACGGCGGCCGGTTGGGAGATCAGCCTGTCGGAGGGAGGGTTGTACCTGTGGGCGACGCATCCGTCGTACGACGCCTATGGGTCCGTCGCGGCGCTGGCCGAGCTCGGAATCTTGGTGGCGCCTGGATCGTTCTATGGGGCGGCAGGGGAGCGGCATGTGCGGGTGGCGCTGACCGGTGCCGATGAGCGGGTGGACGCGGCCGCAAAACGGTTGGCCGGTTGA
- a CDS encoding alpha/beta fold hydrolase, producing MSSKKSTNGRFILLRSAFRITEYVAPGVGARILDRIWFRLPVVPDRAKRLRVELPAGTPIEAPLDGGTIRGTAWGSGPTVYLFHGWGGWALQLAAFITPLTDSGFRVIAFDVPSHGASDPSRHGPGTSTMPEFADALQAMIAAHGPAYGVVAHSFGAAATTLALAEGLSARRVVYLSAATDFADALAGYQRVFGFGPRIVARFQARFIRRIGRPLADFEAVRIIDELVEERDLPALLAIHDRGDAETPYTGSEKIARIWPDARLELTDGLGHNRILRDPLVVLSVTDFLSTDQVVSDDVRQVRETMHG from the coding sequence ATGAGTTCAAAGAAAAGCACGAACGGTCGGTTTATTCTGCTGCGATCAGCCTTCCGCATCACGGAGTACGTCGCTCCCGGCGTGGGCGCGCGAATCCTGGACCGGATCTGGTTCCGGCTGCCCGTGGTGCCGGATCGGGCCAAGCGCCTCCGTGTCGAACTGCCCGCGGGTACGCCGATCGAGGCCCCGCTGGACGGCGGGACCATTCGCGGTACGGCGTGGGGTTCGGGGCCGACGGTCTACCTCTTCCACGGCTGGGGTGGTTGGGCCTTGCAGCTGGCCGCTTTCATCACTCCGCTCACCGATTCGGGATTCCGCGTCATCGCGTTCGACGTACCGAGTCATGGCGCGTCCGACCCCAGCCGGCACGGACCCGGCACGTCGACCATGCCGGAATTCGCCGATGCCTTGCAGGCGATGATCGCCGCACACGGTCCGGCGTACGGCGTGGTGGCGCACTCTTTCGGCGCGGCGGCGACCACCCTGGCGCTGGCGGAGGGACTGAGCGCGCGGCGGGTGGTCTACCTGTCGGCCGCGACCGACTTCGCGGACGCGCTCGCGGGATACCAGCGGGTCTTCGGGTTCGGGCCGCGGATCGTGGCGCGGTTCCAGGCGCGCTTCATCCGGCGGATCGGGCGGCCGCTGGCGGATTTCGAGGCGGTTCGGATTATCGACGAGCTGGTGGAGGAGCGGGATCTGCCCGCGCTGCTGGCGATCCACGACCGCGGTGACGCCGAAACGCCGTACACCGGTTCCGAGAAGATCGCCCGGATTTGGCCGGATGCTCGGCTCGAGCTGACCGACGGCCTGGGGCATAACCGGATCCTGCGGGACCCGTTGGTGGTGCTGTCGGTGACCGACTTCCTGTCCACGGATCAGGTGGTGAGCGACGACGTGCGGCAGGTCCGGGAGACAATGCACGGGTGA
- a CDS encoding TetR/AcrR family transcriptional regulator has product MSKGEDTRATVLHEAMAMASSVGFRGLTIGSLADRTGMSKSGLFAHFRSKEQLQVAVMNTGADHFAEVVVRPAIKAPRGEPRLRALFDRLLRWDNGDLALPGGCLFMTISAELDDETPGPVRDRLVGIERDYIDTLATVFRTGITEGHFSADADPEQFAFDLKGVLLAYHQACRLLADPKAEDRARTSFEALLRAART; this is encoded by the coding sequence GTGAGCAAAGGTGAGGACACCCGGGCGACGGTGCTGCACGAGGCCATGGCGATGGCCAGCAGCGTCGGTTTCCGTGGGCTGACCATCGGTTCGCTCGCGGACCGGACCGGGATGTCCAAGAGTGGCCTGTTCGCGCACTTCCGCTCCAAGGAGCAACTCCAGGTCGCCGTGATGAACACCGGGGCCGACCATTTCGCCGAGGTCGTGGTCCGGCCGGCGATCAAGGCGCCGCGGGGTGAGCCTCGGCTGCGGGCGCTGTTCGATCGCCTGCTGCGCTGGGACAACGGCGATCTCGCGCTGCCCGGCGGCTGTCTGTTCATGACCATCTCGGCCGAGCTCGACGACGAGACGCCCGGCCCGGTCCGGGATCGGCTGGTCGGCATCGAGCGCGACTACATCGACACCCTGGCGACGGTCTTCCGCACCGGCATCACCGAAGGCCATTTCTCCGCCGACGCAGATCCCGAGCAGTTCGCCTTCGATCTGAAGGGCGTGCTGCTCGCCTATCACCAGGCCTGCCGGTTGCTGGCCGATCCCAAGGCCGAGGACCGGGCCCGCACCTCGTTCGAGGCGCTGCTCCGGGCCGCCCGGACCTGA
- a CDS encoding MarR family winged helix-turn-helix transcriptional regulator, translating into MSEEITAPIAAPRWLSPDELSAWMTLTAVLIKLPAVLDVQLQRDAGLSHFEYLVLAGLSDAPGRMLPMSRLAEFANGSLSRLSHVVKRLESRGWIRRKPSAEDGRITVAELTDEGFAKLVVTAPGHVEAARQYVIDVLTPEQIDQLREIGEVILTKVDPASNCPTAQKAGH; encoded by the coding sequence ATGTCCGAAGAGATCACCGCGCCGATCGCCGCTCCACGCTGGCTGTCGCCGGACGAGTTGAGCGCGTGGATGACGCTGACGGCCGTGCTGATCAAGCTGCCCGCCGTGCTCGACGTCCAGCTCCAGCGCGACGCGGGCCTGAGTCATTTCGAGTACCTGGTGCTGGCCGGCCTGTCCGACGCGCCCGGCCGGATGTTGCCGATGAGCCGGCTGGCCGAATTCGCGAACGGCTCGCTCTCGCGGCTTTCCCACGTGGTGAAGCGGCTGGAGTCGCGCGGCTGGATCCGGCGCAAGCCGTCGGCCGAGGATGGCCGGATCACCGTCGCCGAGCTGACCGACGAGGGGTTCGCCAAGCTCGTGGTGACCGCGCCGGGTCACGTCGAGGCCGCCCGGCAGTACGTGATCGACGTACTCACCCCGGAGCAGATCGACCAGCTGCGCGAGATCGGCGAGGTCATCCTGACCAAGGTCGACCCCGCCAGTAACTGCCCAACCGCACAAAAGGCTGGTCACTGA
- a CDS encoding DoxX family protein, with product MNVVLWIIAGLLALLFLTAGLMKSTQPKEKLLANPSMGWTKDFSPAQLRAIGIIELLAAIGLILPALVDIAPILVPLAAAGLVIVMIGAIVVHLRRKETQPAGFNAVLLVLAAVLAIFRFGPNAF from the coding sequence ATGAATGTCGTGCTCTGGATCATCGCCGGTCTGCTCGCCCTGCTGTTCCTCACCGCCGGGCTGATGAAGTCGACCCAGCCGAAGGAAAAGCTGCTCGCCAACCCGAGCATGGGCTGGACCAAGGACTTCTCCCCGGCTCAGCTGAGGGCGATCGGCATCATCGAACTGCTCGCCGCGATCGGCCTGATCCTGCCCGCCCTCGTCGACATCGCGCCGATCCTGGTACCGCTGGCCGCGGCCGGCCTGGTGATCGTGATGATCGGCGCGATCGTGGTGCACCTGCGCCGCAAGGAGACCCAGCCGGCCGGCTTCAACGCGGTGCTGCTGGTACTGGCCGCCGTACTGGCGATCTTCCGCTTCGGCCCCAACGCCTTCTAA
- a CDS encoding GroES family chaperonin, with translation MTSRKRAADDKLPIRMLHDRVLVALDREEGERRSSAGILIPATAQMGRRLAWAKVVAVGQNVRTVEVDDRVLFDPEDRAEVEVRGDDYVLLRERDLHAVAAGRLEDGQTGLYL, from the coding sequence GTGACGAGCCGTAAACGCGCCGCCGACGACAAACTGCCGATCCGGATGCTGCACGACCGGGTCCTGGTCGCGCTCGACCGCGAGGAAGGCGAGCGGCGGTCGTCGGCCGGCATCCTGATCCCGGCCACCGCCCAGATGGGCCGCCGGCTGGCCTGGGCCAAGGTCGTCGCGGTCGGGCAGAACGTGCGCACCGTCGAGGTCGACGACCGGGTGCTGTTCGACCCGGAGGACCGGGCCGAGGTCGAGGTCCGTGGCGACGACTACGTGTTGCTGCGCGAGCGCGACCTGCACGCGGTGGCGGCCGGCCGGCTCGAAGACGGGCAGACCGGCCTTTACCTCTAA
- a CDS encoding DUF3618 domain-containing protein produces MSSDTRATAPRSTEQIEADIAATRARLAATVDELVDKAHPKNVARRQVESARAQVFDVDGRLRTQKLIAVGGAAVGVIGLLLLLRKLVGRR; encoded by the coding sequence ATGAGCAGCGATACGAGAGCTACCGCGCCTCGGAGCACTGAGCAGATCGAGGCGGACATCGCGGCCACCCGCGCCCGGCTGGCCGCCACCGTGGACGAGCTGGTCGACAAGGCCCACCCGAAGAACGTCGCGAGGCGCCAGGTCGAGTCGGCCCGGGCGCAGGTCTTCGACGTCGACGGCCGGCTCCGGACCCAGAAGCTGATCGCGGTCGGCGGTGCGGCCGTGGGCGTCATCGGTCTCCTACTGCTGCTCCGCAAGTTGGTGGGCCGCCGGTGA
- a CDS encoding transglutaminase family protein, protein MNKWRLRVVHTTGYRYETPATQSYNEARLTPRSDDRQNLMVARLETVPTTRSYKYTDYWGTEVTTFDLQRPHTELKVVASSVVETAEDDAPAPDTSWAEVRSPDTVDKFAEYVEWTKYVPRHRELAAIARGLRKGNGPAETVLAISRWVHETLTYQRGTTGVHSSAVDAWQAGEGVCQDYAHLTLAMLRAVDVPARYVSGYLHTKPEASVGETVVGESHAWIEAWTGAWWGFDPTNDIPIGHRHVWVATGRDYADVSPLKGIYSGGAASAIEVTVDMTRLA, encoded by the coding sequence GTGAACAAGTGGCGCCTACGTGTCGTGCACACCACTGGCTATCGGTACGAAACCCCGGCCACTCAGTCGTACAACGAGGCTCGGTTGACTCCGAGAAGCGACGACCGGCAAAACCTGATGGTGGCGCGACTGGAGACCGTACCGACCACCAGGTCCTACAAGTACACGGACTACTGGGGGACCGAGGTGACGACCTTTGACCTCCAGAGACCGCACACCGAGCTCAAGGTCGTCGCGTCGTCTGTGGTCGAGACTGCCGAGGATGACGCGCCTGCGCCGGATACGAGCTGGGCGGAGGTCCGTTCGCCCGACACGGTCGACAAGTTCGCCGAGTACGTCGAGTGGACGAAATACGTACCAAGGCACCGGGAGCTCGCTGCGATCGCCAGAGGCCTTCGCAAGGGCAACGGCCCGGCCGAGACCGTACTGGCGATCTCTCGATGGGTGCACGAGACGCTCACCTACCAACGCGGTACGACTGGCGTGCACTCGTCGGCGGTAGACGCGTGGCAAGCCGGTGAAGGCGTCTGCCAGGACTACGCGCATCTCACGCTCGCCATGTTGCGCGCGGTCGACGTACCCGCCCGCTATGTCTCGGGCTATCTCCACACCAAACCGGAGGCGTCGGTCGGCGAGACGGTGGTGGGGGAGAGCCATGCCTGGATCGAGGCTTGGACCGGCGCGTGGTGGGGGTTCGACCCGACCAACGACATCCCGATCGGCCATCGGCATGTGTGGGTCGCGACCGGGCGGGACTACGCGGATGTGTCGCCGCTGAAGGGCATCTACTCGGGTGGCGCCGCGAGCGCGATCGAAGTCACGGTCGACATGACCCGGCTCGCGTGA
- a CDS encoding alpha-E domain-containing protein — MLARNAESLYWIGRYVERADDTARILDVSVHQLLEDATVDPDVASRTLLSVLGITPPTGTSLDVWTLTELVAMSADREGSIVSSISSARENTRVAREVVSTELWECINSMWNAVPERQSAARRVGPHVFLSFVEERAAMFAGLADSTMSRDEGWRFLVLGRSLERVDMIVRMLMSRVGDKPTSPGWVTVLRSAGAHDTYLRTYRGALDASRVVQFLLLDRLFPRSVFHALTKAEACLEELDHQPDVRVGARAEASRLLGKARSELEFLHPAELLDDLTGRLQSLQATVREVGEAVSLQYFHAVPWVEWNNAEVNL, encoded by the coding sequence ATGTTGGCACGCAATGCGGAGTCGCTGTACTGGATCGGCCGGTACGTCGAACGCGCGGACGACACGGCCAGGATCCTCGACGTGTCCGTGCACCAACTGCTCGAGGACGCGACCGTCGATCCGGATGTCGCCAGCCGAACGCTGCTCTCGGTTCTCGGCATCACCCCGCCGACCGGTACCAGCCTGGACGTGTGGACGCTGACCGAGCTGGTCGCGATGTCGGCCGATCGGGAGGGCTCGATCGTCTCCTCGATCTCGAGCGCCCGCGAGAACACCCGGGTCGCCCGCGAGGTGGTGTCGACCGAGCTCTGGGAGTGCATCAACTCGATGTGGAATGCCGTACCCGAGCGGCAGAGCGCGGCTCGCCGGGTCGGGCCGCACGTGTTCCTGTCGTTCGTCGAGGAACGGGCCGCCATGTTCGCCGGTCTGGCCGACTCGACCATGAGCCGCGACGAGGGCTGGCGGTTCCTCGTGCTCGGCAGATCGCTCGAACGCGTCGACATGATCGTGCGAATGCTCATGTCCCGCGTGGGCGACAAACCGACCTCTCCCGGCTGGGTGACCGTACTGCGCTCCGCAGGCGCTCACGACACCTACCTGCGGACGTACCGGGGTGCGCTCGACGCATCCCGCGTGGTGCAGTTCCTGCTGCTGGACCGGCTCTTCCCGCGCTCGGTGTTCCACGCGCTTACCAAGGCCGAGGCCTGCCTGGAGGAGTTGGACCACCAGCCCGACGTACGCGTGGGTGCAAGGGCTGAGGCCAGTCGGTTGCTCGGGAAGGCTCGTAGCGAGTTGGAGTTTTTGCACCCGGCAGAGCTGCTCGACGACCTCACTGGACGGCTCCAGTCGTTGCAGGCGACTGTGCGCGAGGTAGGCGAGGCTGTGTCGCTGCAGTACTTCCACGCCGTCCCGTGGGTTGAGTGGAACAACGCGGAGGTCAACCTGTGA